From a region of the Rathayibacter sp. VKM Ac-2804 genome:
- a CDS encoding ATP-dependent DNA ligase encodes MGALLYGTPATSHDIDDRALAHLQIVMINKFRRNEAFAFQLDASSAHGTGRQTLWLHPTIPLQFSFHGSRVPAINAAWVRALMEEANSGRGLRIVPEPAQQPDSAVATAAA; translated from the coding sequence ATGGGCGCTCTCCTCTACGGCACTCCGGCCACCTCGCACGACATCGACGACCGCGCTCTGGCGCACCTGCAGATCGTCATGATCAACAAGTTCCGCCGCAACGAGGCCTTCGCCTTCCAGCTGGACGCGTCGAGCGCGCACGGCACCGGCCGGCAGACGCTCTGGCTGCACCCGACGATCCCGCTGCAGTTCTCCTTCCACGGCAGCCGCGTCCCCGCCATCAACGCCGCCTGGGTGCGCGCGCTGATGGAGGAGGCCAACAGCGGCCGCGGCCTGCGCATCGTCCCCGAGCCGGCGCAGCAGCCGGACTCCGCCGTCGCCACCGCCGCAGCCTGA
- a CDS encoding LacI family DNA-binding transcriptional regulator, whose protein sequence is MSLRPTIHDVAAAAGVSVATVSKAVNGRYGIAPATANRVLEIVRELGYESSLVASSMRSRRTGVIGVLVAGFEPFSAEILKGVGSVLRRSRFDLLAYSGSHEGEQEGWERRSLSRLSGTLIDGAIMVTPTVVSAPSDIPLVAVDPHTGRADLPTVESDSFGGALQAVRHLVALGHRRIGFVAGRVDLRSARLREAGYRAGLSEAGIAFDERLLRVGSYHHDTARLPASTMLSLADRPTAVFAANDVSALAIIETAAHLGLDVPRDLSVVGFDDVPEAARFDPPLTTIRQPMQTLGATAAEMLITLMAGGTPPSLHVQLPTQLVRRATTAPPSMRRTP, encoded by the coding sequence ATGAGCCTCCGCCCGACCATCCACGACGTCGCCGCCGCCGCCGGCGTCTCGGTCGCGACCGTGTCGAAGGCGGTGAACGGCCGCTACGGCATCGCGCCGGCGACGGCGAACCGGGTGCTCGAGATCGTCCGCGAGCTCGGCTACGAGTCGAGCCTCGTCGCGAGCAGCATGCGCTCGCGGCGCACCGGCGTGATCGGCGTGCTCGTCGCGGGCTTCGAGCCGTTCAGCGCCGAGATCCTCAAGGGCGTCGGCTCGGTGCTGCGCCGGTCGCGCTTCGACCTGCTCGCCTACAGCGGCTCGCACGAGGGCGAGCAGGAGGGCTGGGAGCGGCGCTCGCTCAGCCGGCTCAGCGGCACCCTGATCGACGGCGCGATCATGGTCACGCCGACGGTGGTCAGCGCCCCGTCCGACATCCCGCTCGTCGCCGTCGACCCGCACACCGGCCGGGCCGACCTGCCGACCGTCGAGTCCGACAGCTTCGGCGGCGCGCTCCAGGCGGTGCGCCACCTCGTCGCCCTCGGTCACCGGCGCATCGGCTTCGTCGCCGGCCGCGTCGACCTGCGCTCGGCCCGGCTGCGCGAGGCCGGCTACCGCGCCGGCCTGTCGGAGGCGGGGATCGCGTTCGACGAGCGCCTGCTCCGGGTGGGCAGCTACCACCACGACACGGCGCGGCTGCCGGCGTCGACGATGCTCTCCCTGGCCGACCGGCCGACCGCGGTCTTCGCCGCGAACGACGTCTCGGCCCTGGCGATCATCGAGACGGCCGCGCACCTCGGGCTCGACGTGCCGCGCGACCTCTCGGTGGTCGGCTTCGACGACGTGCCGGAGGCGGCCCGCTTCGATCCGCCGCTGACGACGATCCGCCAGCCGATGCAGACGCTCGGCGCGACGGCGGCCGAGATGCTGATCACGCTGATGGCGGGCGGAACTCCCCCCTCGCTGCACGTGCAGCTGCCGACCCAGCTGGTGCGCCGCGCGACGACCGCGCCGCCCTCGATGCGGAGGACGCCGTGA
- a CDS encoding DinB family protein yields MSSDQSSIDQKATLLRYLQEGRDALLQKLGGLGEYDLRRPLVPTGTNLLGLVKHVSGTEAGYLGAVFGRPFPEPLPWMEEDAEPNADMWATAEESREQVVERYRRVWAHSDATVAALDLDAPGVVPWWTTREVTLHRILVHLTAETHRHAGHADLVRELIDGRVGLRTPGDNLPPVPAEWWPEHVARLEAVARAAE; encoded by the coding sequence ATGAGCAGTGATCAGAGCAGCATCGATCAGAAGGCCACTCTCCTCCGCTATCTGCAGGAGGGCCGCGACGCCCTCCTGCAGAAGCTCGGCGGCCTGGGCGAGTACGACCTCCGCCGGCCGCTGGTGCCCACCGGCACCAACCTGCTCGGCCTGGTGAAGCACGTCTCGGGGACGGAGGCGGGCTACCTCGGCGCCGTCTTCGGCCGCCCGTTCCCCGAGCCGCTGCCGTGGATGGAGGAGGACGCCGAGCCGAACGCCGACATGTGGGCGACGGCCGAGGAGTCGCGCGAGCAGGTGGTGGAGCGGTACCGCCGGGTCTGGGCGCACTCCGACGCGACGGTCGCCGCGCTCGACCTCGACGCCCCGGGCGTCGTGCCGTGGTGGACGACCCGCGAGGTCACGCTGCACCGGATCCTCGTGCACCTCACCGCCGAGACGCACCGGCACGCGGGGCACGCCGACCTCGTCCGCGAGCTGATCGACGGGCGGGTCGGGCTGCGGACGCCGGGCGACAATCTGCCGCCCGTCCCCGCCGAGTGGTGGCCCGAGCACGTCGCCCGGCTGGAGGCGGTGGCGCGCGCGGCGGAGTAG
- a CDS encoding glycoside hydrolase family 3 N-terminal domain-containing protein: MTEALTPSARVADLIGRMTLEEKLTQLVGYWVDQGGEVVAPLAGEMATSTGYADATREGIGQLTRVYGTRPVDPVERAQWLWAEQRRLVEETRLGIPAIVHEECLTGLAAWKAATFPTPLAWGASFDPELVEEMAAAIGGSMRELGIHQGLAPVLDVIRDPRWGRVDECIAEDPYVVGTIGTAYVRGLQSTGVDATLKHFIGYSASRGGRNHAPVHAGPREIADVLLPPFEMAIRDGGARSVMNSYAEIDGDPVGATPAYLTGVLRERWGFDGVVVADYFSVAFLHLMHAVAADLGEAAQLALEAGIDVELPTGDAFLAPLAERIRSGGADEAIVDRALLRVLAQKERLGLLDARFDDAPESIDLDSPAHRDIARRLAEESLVLLTNDGVLPLARPGETAPPRRIALIGPNADSAPALMGCYSFANHVLAHHQGVPLGFEISTVREALAAEFPESELLLAEGCSVEGDDPAADSASDDTAGIAEAVEAARGAEIAVVVVGDRAGLFGRGTVGEGNDVESLELPGRQRELVEAVVATGTPVALVLLTGRPYAIDWAIRGASAPAAVLQAFFPGEEGAGAIAGVLSGRVSPSGRLPVSLPRSAGAQPFSYLHPILGGPSDVTSADSTPVLPFGHGLSYTAFSRSELALESTGPEAGEAPTGGAFTATVRVRNTGHRDGVDVVQLYARDVVASVTRPVAQLLGYARVELAAGEEALVRFDVPSARLAFTDRRGVRSVEPGLVELWVGPDCATREATASVVLTGEVSPIGAETRRTVLTEVVREDARVAVL; encoded by the coding sequence ATGACTGAAGCACTCACCCCCTCCGCCCGGGTCGCCGACCTGATCGGCCGGATGACGCTGGAGGAGAAGCTCACCCAGCTGGTCGGCTACTGGGTCGATCAGGGCGGCGAGGTCGTCGCGCCGCTGGCCGGCGAGATGGCCACCTCCACCGGCTACGCCGACGCGACCCGCGAGGGCATCGGCCAGCTCACCCGCGTCTACGGCACCCGCCCGGTCGACCCGGTCGAGCGCGCGCAGTGGCTGTGGGCCGAGCAGCGCCGGCTGGTCGAGGAGACGCGGCTGGGCATCCCGGCGATCGTGCACGAGGAGTGTCTGACCGGGCTGGCCGCGTGGAAGGCGGCGACCTTCCCGACTCCGCTGGCCTGGGGCGCCTCCTTCGACCCGGAGCTGGTCGAGGAGATGGCCGCGGCCATCGGCGGATCGATGCGCGAGCTCGGCATCCACCAGGGACTCGCGCCCGTGCTCGATGTGATCCGCGACCCGCGCTGGGGCCGGGTCGACGAGTGCATCGCCGAGGACCCGTACGTCGTCGGCACGATCGGCACCGCGTACGTGCGCGGCCTGCAGTCGACGGGCGTCGACGCGACGCTCAAGCACTTCATCGGCTACTCCGCCTCGCGCGGCGGCCGCAACCACGCGCCGGTGCACGCCGGACCGCGCGAGATCGCGGACGTGCTGCTCCCGCCGTTCGAGATGGCGATCCGCGACGGCGGCGCGCGCTCGGTGATGAACTCCTACGCGGAGATCGACGGCGACCCGGTCGGGGCGACCCCGGCCTACCTCACCGGCGTGCTGCGCGAGCGGTGGGGCTTCGACGGCGTGGTGGTGGCCGACTACTTCTCGGTCGCCTTCCTGCATCTCATGCACGCCGTCGCCGCCGACCTCGGCGAGGCCGCCCAGCTCGCGCTCGAGGCCGGCATCGACGTGGAGCTGCCGACGGGCGACGCGTTCCTCGCGCCGCTCGCCGAGCGGATCCGCTCCGGCGGCGCCGACGAGGCGATCGTCGACCGCGCGCTGCTGCGGGTGCTCGCGCAGAAGGAGCGGCTCGGCCTGCTCGACGCCCGCTTCGACGACGCGCCCGAGTCGATCGACCTCGACTCGCCCGCGCACCGCGACATCGCGCGGCGCCTGGCCGAGGAGTCGCTCGTGCTGCTGACGAACGACGGGGTGCTGCCGCTCGCCCGGCCGGGTGAGACGGCACCGCCGCGCCGGATCGCGCTGATCGGCCCGAACGCCGACAGCGCGCCGGCCCTGATGGGCTGCTACTCCTTCGCCAACCACGTGCTCGCCCACCACCAGGGAGTGCCGCTCGGCTTCGAGATCAGCACGGTGCGGGAGGCGCTCGCCGCGGAGTTCCCCGAAAGCGAGCTCCTCCTCGCCGAGGGCTGCTCGGTGGAGGGCGACGACCCCGCCGCCGACAGCGCCTCCGACGACACCGCAGGGATCGCCGAGGCCGTCGAGGCCGCCCGCGGTGCGGAGATCGCCGTCGTCGTCGTCGGCGACCGGGCCGGGCTCTTCGGCCGCGGCACCGTCGGCGAGGGCAACGACGTCGAGAGCCTCGAGCTGCCCGGCCGTCAGCGCGAGCTGGTCGAGGCGGTCGTCGCCACCGGGACGCCGGTCGCCCTGGTGCTGCTCACCGGCCGCCCCTACGCGATCGACTGGGCGATCCGCGGCGCCTCCGCTCCCGCGGCGGTGCTGCAGGCGTTCTTCCCGGGGGAGGAGGGGGCCGGCGCGATCGCGGGCGTCCTCTCGGGCCGCGTCTCGCCGTCCGGCCGGCTGCCGGTCTCGCTGCCCCGCTCGGCCGGCGCGCAGCCGTTCTCCTACCTGCACCCGATCCTCGGCGGGCCCTCCGACGTGACCAGCGCGGACAGCACCCCGGTGCTGCCGTTCGGGCACGGGCTGAGCTACACGGCGTTCAGCCGGTCGGAGCTGGCGCTGGAGTCGACCGGTCCCGAGGCGGGCGAGGCCCCGACCGGCGGCGCGTTCACCGCGACCGTGCGGGTGCGCAACACCGGCCATCGCGACGGCGTCGACGTCGTGCAGCTCTACGCGCGCGACGTGGTCGCCTCGGTCACCCGTCCCGTCGCGCAGCTGCTCGGCTACGCGCGGGTCGAGCTCGCGGCGGGGGAGGAGGCGCTCGTGCGCTTCGACGTCCCCTCCGCGCGGCTGGCCTTCACCGACCGCCGCGGCGTGCGCTCGGTCGAGCCGGGGCTCGTCGAGCTCTGGGTCGGGCCGGACTGCGCCACGAGGGAGGCGACCGCCTCGGTCGTGCTGACCGGCGAGGTGTCGCCGATCGGCGCCGAGACCCGGCGCACCGTGCTGACCGAGGTCGTGCGCGAGGACGCGCGGGTGGCGGTGCTCTGA
- a CDS encoding carbohydrate ABC transporter permease yields MSTLTAVPPGTKPPTATTPLAPRPPKPRRRPLGRGTIIAYVVAIVVIALMLAPVAYIIIGGFRTNAQITTDPSGFPAPWNVQNYLDVITGGIFWREVGNSAIAAGATTLGVVVLGLMASYVLARYSFSGRGVFYALFAAGLMFPMTVAITPLYLVIKSLGLMNSLAGVVLPQIAFGLPTTIIILVPFLRAIPDEIQEAAFIDGCSRIGFFWRMVVRLAMPGVITTGILAFIASWNSYLLPLFILNDESSFTLPLGVQAFSSQYSVDTAKVLAFVSLSMIPALIFFSVFERRIVGGLTGAVKG; encoded by the coding sequence ATGAGCACCCTGACCGCCGTGCCCCCGGGCACCAAGCCCCCCACCGCGACCACTCCGCTCGCGCCGCGGCCGCCGAAGCCGCGCCGCCGCCCGCTGGGTCGCGGCACGATCATCGCCTACGTCGTCGCGATCGTCGTGATCGCGCTGATGCTCGCGCCGGTCGCGTACATCATCATCGGCGGGTTCCGCACGAACGCGCAGATCACCACCGACCCCTCGGGCTTCCCCGCGCCGTGGAACGTGCAGAACTACCTCGACGTGATCACCGGCGGCATCTTCTGGCGCGAGGTCGGCAACTCGGCCATCGCGGCGGGGGCGACCACGCTCGGCGTCGTCGTGCTCGGGCTGATGGCGAGCTACGTGCTCGCCCGCTACAGCTTCAGCGGCCGGGGCGTGTTCTACGCGCTCTTCGCGGCCGGCCTGATGTTCCCGATGACCGTCGCGATCACCCCGCTCTACCTGGTGATCAAGAGCCTCGGCCTGATGAACTCGCTCGCCGGCGTCGTGCTCCCGCAGATCGCGTTCGGCCTGCCGACGACGATCATCATCCTGGTGCCGTTCCTGCGGGCGATCCCCGACGAGATCCAGGAGGCCGCCTTCATCGACGGCTGCAGCCGGATCGGCTTCTTCTGGCGGATGGTCGTCCGCCTGGCGATGCCGGGCGTCATCACGACGGGCATCCTCGCCTTCATCGCGAGCTGGAACAGCTACCTGCTGCCGCTGTTCATCCTCAACGACGAGTCGAGCTTCACCCTGCCGCTCGGCGTGCAGGCCTTCTCGTCGCAGTACTCCGTCGACACGGCGAAGGTGCTCGCCTTCGTGTCGCTGTCGATGATCCCGGCGCTGATCTTCTTCAGCGTCTTCGAGCGCCGCATCGTCGGCGGACTCACCGGAGCGGTGAAGGGATGA
- a CDS encoding glycosyltransferase family 2 protein, protein MDRGAFWVVVPFYDEEKLLGGALDALADQTDPGFTLLLVDNGSTDRSRAVIDAFRTRRPDRPVLVIDEPQKGTGAASDTGFRHAIAHGATTVARTDADCLPAPDWVARLKADVAGGARFIGGRLVPRTDEPVYRWYDGVIGTAMIRLMEHAPGVFYRRPGQRYRMFMAAGSNLAIDAALYLEVGGFPRSSIDDTDEDLELHLKVCRVIPRAQARLDRKAVVRMSIRKGKALGYLGILLWYWGRKRWGRAGVAEVVDVR, encoded by the coding sequence GTGGATCGTGGCGCGTTCTGGGTGGTCGTGCCCTTCTACGACGAGGAGAAGCTGCTCGGCGGCGCCCTCGACGCCCTCGCCGACCAGACGGATCCCGGCTTCACCCTGCTGCTCGTCGACAACGGCAGCACCGACCGCTCCCGCGCGGTGATCGACGCGTTCCGGACCCGGCGGCCCGACCGTCCGGTCCTCGTGATCGACGAGCCGCAGAAGGGCACCGGAGCCGCCTCGGACACCGGCTTCCGCCACGCCATCGCGCACGGCGCCACGACGGTCGCGCGCACCGACGCGGACTGCCTGCCCGCCCCGGACTGGGTGGCGCGGCTCAAGGCGGACGTCGCCGGCGGCGCGCGCTTCATCGGCGGCCGGCTCGTGCCGCGCACCGACGAGCCGGTCTACCGCTGGTACGACGGCGTGATCGGCACGGCGATGATCCGCCTGATGGAGCACGCCCCCGGCGTCTTCTACCGCCGGCCCGGCCAGCGCTACCGGATGTTCATGGCGGCCGGCTCGAACCTCGCGATCGACGCCGCCCTCTACCTCGAGGTCGGCGGCTTCCCGCGCTCGAGCATCGACGACACCGACGAGGACCTGGAGCTGCACCTGAAGGTCTGCCGGGTGATCCCGCGCGCGCAGGCGCGGCTGGACCGGAAGGCGGTCGTCCGGATGTCGATCCGCAAGGGCAAGGCGCTCGGCTACCTCGGGATCCTGCTCTGGTACTGGGGCCGCAAGCGCTGGGGCCGCGCGGGCGTCGCGGAGGTCGTCGATGTCCGCTGA
- a CDS encoding extracellular solute-binding protein yields the protein MKFTRTAFRKTAVATVALLGAAAALSGCSAQDAGSSDGTVAMTLWQNSTTGPGQEFWEKTITDFEAANPGVTIESQAIQNEDLDGKLQTALNSGDAPDIFLQRGGGKLAAMVAGGLVKDLTDGVSDQARTEIPEGSFLANTLDDKVWAMPVAVLPGGLFYSQDLFTEAGITETPKTLDELDSAVTALKGAGAQPIALGAKDAWPAAHWFYFFALRECSADTMAEAADSKDFSDDCWLKAGEDLQSFAGTEPFNEGFLTTAAQQGAGSSAGLLANHQAGMELMGAWNPGVIASLTPDEKPLPDLGWFPFPEVDGGDGAPGSIMGGVDGYSCSAAAPDECVDFLNYLATSDVQKEYYAAFNAPPVNTVAQEAVTEPYLKDILAAYNSAPYVSQWLDTVYGQNVGNALNVAVVDLLAGKSDPEQLVEAVNAAAAKA from the coding sequence ATGAAGTTCACGAGAACAGCATTCAGGAAGACGGCGGTGGCCACCGTGGCCCTGCTCGGCGCGGCGGCGGCGCTCAGCGGCTGCTCCGCCCAGGACGCGGGATCCTCCGACGGCACCGTCGCGATGACCCTGTGGCAGAACTCCACCACCGGCCCCGGCCAGGAGTTCTGGGAGAAGACGATCACCGACTTCGAGGCCGCCAACCCGGGCGTCACCATCGAGTCGCAGGCCATCCAGAACGAGGACCTGGACGGCAAGCTGCAGACGGCGCTCAACTCGGGCGACGCGCCCGACATCTTCCTCCAGCGCGGCGGCGGCAAGCTCGCGGCGATGGTCGCCGGCGGCCTGGTCAAGGACCTCACCGACGGCGTCTCGGACCAGGCGCGCACGGAGATCCCCGAGGGCTCCTTCCTGGCGAACACGCTCGACGACAAGGTCTGGGCGATGCCCGTCGCCGTGCTCCCCGGCGGCCTCTTCTACAGCCAGGACCTCTTCACCGAGGCCGGTATCACCGAGACCCCGAAGACGCTCGACGAGCTCGACTCCGCGGTCACCGCGCTCAAGGGCGCCGGAGCGCAGCCGATCGCGCTCGGCGCGAAGGACGCCTGGCCCGCCGCGCACTGGTTCTACTTCTTCGCCCTGCGCGAGTGCAGCGCGGACACCATGGCCGAGGCGGCCGACTCCAAGGACTTCTCGGACGACTGCTGGCTGAAGGCGGGCGAGGACCTGCAGTCCTTCGCCGGCACCGAGCCGTTCAACGAGGGCTTCCTCACCACCGCCGCCCAGCAGGGCGCCGGATCCTCGGCCGGTCTCCTGGCCAACCACCAGGCCGGCATGGAGCTGATGGGCGCCTGGAACCCCGGCGTCATCGCCTCGCTCACCCCCGACGAGAAGCCCCTGCCCGACCTCGGCTGGTTCCCCTTCCCCGAGGTGGACGGCGGCGACGGCGCACCCGGCTCGATCATGGGCGGCGTCGACGGCTACTCCTGCTCCGCCGCGGCACCCGACGAGTGCGTCGACTTCCTGAACTACCTCGCGACCTCCGACGTGCAGAAGGAGTACTACGCCGCCTTCAACGCGCCGCCGGTGAACACCGTCGCGCAGGAGGCCGTCACCGAGCCCTACCTGAAGGACATCCTCGCCGCGTACAACTCGGCGCCCTACGTCTCGCAGTGGCTCGACACCGTCTACGGCCAGAACGTCGGCAACGCGCTGAACGTCGCCGTCGTCGACCTGCTCGCCGGCAAGAGCGACCCGGAGCAGCTCGTCGAGGCCGTCAACGCCGCCGCGGCCAAGGCCTGA
- a CDS encoding AraC family transcriptional regulator, whose translation MRTHATLVAMDDSNGEVIRSDIGGRDFEQARALLESVYNGHRFTVEPGDDFSYRYTSVGDGDVTLRGSQFAGSIEGRIQTEGEYVVSWLTAGEGVTDLDGEPMRQVYGRPTIFVTGRPNAFQFHDYRQNLIHFDGGYLESVAQEVEGTAGGPLLFDTTARPEGEALRRWSATVAAVARVIYDVDSSPLLRREADRAVAVALLETFPHESLAAPTDLAVPRSGRLRTAIEFMYAHAHEPIRTETIAEACGVGLRTLQSEFRREFGFTAVDYLRRIRLDAVRKELRAKESGQVSVTEVARRWGFAHLGRFSASYAHRFGERPSTTLEK comes from the coding sequence ATGCGCACGCATGCGACGCTGGTCGCGATGGACGACTCGAACGGCGAGGTCATCCGCTCCGACATCGGCGGGCGGGACTTCGAGCAGGCACGCGCACTGCTCGAGTCGGTGTACAACGGCCACCGCTTCACGGTCGAGCCGGGCGACGACTTCTCCTACCGCTACACCTCGGTCGGCGACGGCGACGTCACCCTCCGCGGCAGCCAGTTCGCCGGCTCGATCGAGGGCCGGATCCAGACCGAGGGCGAGTACGTCGTCTCCTGGCTGACGGCCGGCGAGGGCGTCACCGATCTCGACGGCGAGCCGATGCGGCAGGTCTACGGCCGCCCGACGATCTTCGTCACCGGCCGCCCGAACGCGTTCCAGTTCCACGACTACCGGCAGAACCTCATCCACTTCGACGGCGGCTACCTCGAGAGCGTTGCCCAGGAGGTGGAGGGCACGGCCGGCGGACCGCTGCTGTTCGACACCACCGCCCGCCCCGAGGGCGAGGCGCTGCGCCGCTGGTCGGCCACCGTCGCCGCGGTCGCCCGGGTGATCTACGACGTGGACAGCTCGCCGCTGCTGCGCCGCGAGGCCGACCGCGCCGTCGCCGTCGCGCTGCTCGAGACGTTCCCGCACGAGTCCCTCGCCGCGCCGACGGACCTCGCCGTCCCCCGCAGCGGACGCCTGCGCACCGCGATCGAGTTCATGTACGCGCACGCGCACGAGCCGATCCGCACCGAGACGATCGCCGAGGCCTGCGGCGTCGGCCTGCGCACCCTGCAGTCCGAGTTCCGCCGCGAGTTCGGCTTCACCGCGGTCGACTACCTGCGCCGCATCCGGCTCGACGCCGTGCGCAAGGAGCTGCGCGCCAAGGAGTCGGGCCAGGTCAGCGTGACCGAGGTGGCGCGCCGCTGGGGCTTCGCGCACCTCGGCCGATTCTCGGCCTCGTACGCGCACCGCTTCGGCGAGCGGCCGAGCACGACGCTCGAGAAGTGA
- a CDS encoding nuclear transport factor 2 family protein: MPEDMTPGAMTPGEAEPRDAHDELFDALVFVDLPVLDALLDTRFVIEHPTGLVQSKLDWMDDIAEGLKEYHAIDHVESAVSGTAAHPVLVSRTLTEATIGSLHATWRLQLTSRLVPVGDEWVITRTTVSTW, from the coding sequence ATGCCGGAGGACATGACACCGGGCGCCATGACACCGGGCGAGGCCGAGCCCCGCGACGCGCACGACGAGCTCTTCGACGCGCTGGTGTTCGTCGACCTCCCCGTGCTCGACGCACTGCTCGACACCCGCTTCGTGATCGAGCACCCGACCGGGCTCGTGCAGTCGAAGCTCGACTGGATGGACGACATCGCCGAGGGCCTGAAGGAGTACCACGCGATCGACCACGTCGAGAGCGCGGTCTCCGGCACGGCAGCGCATCCGGTGCTCGTCTCACGCACGCTGACCGAGGCGACGATCGGCTCGCTGCATGCCACCTGGCGGCTGCAGCTCACCAGCCGGCTGGTGCCGGTCGGCGACGAGTGGGTGATCACCCGCACGACCGTCAGCACGTGGTGA
- a CDS encoding sugar ABC transporter permease, with protein MTTTALREDARPEAPAAKRRRRGLGWSGRLEVAILVGPALIVFLAFVIFPVVMAAYYGFFSWQGYGVPTDFVGFKNYLTILQDPTFHEALSHNGTIVVLSLVLQGPAAILIALLLNRKLRGQSIIRVLIFVPYVISEVVVGTGWSLMLQTSGAVNGFLEKVGLGALKQDWLSDPAIAIWTLMLIITWKYIGFAVILFLAGLQGIPEELSEAASIDGASYWQVQRRITLPLLAPTLRIWAFLSIIGALQLFDLVYIIWGQYVSSTAGTSTMATYLVTNGRNAGNYGYGNAVAVVLFLVSLIVALLYQRFVLRRDTEGALTGDKK; from the coding sequence GTGACGACCACTGCGCTCCGCGAGGACGCGCGCCCCGAGGCTCCGGCGGCGAAGCGACGCCGCCGGGGCCTCGGCTGGTCGGGTCGCCTCGAGGTGGCGATCCTCGTCGGCCCGGCGCTGATCGTCTTCCTCGCCTTCGTGATCTTCCCGGTCGTGATGGCGGCGTACTACGGCTTCTTCAGCTGGCAGGGCTACGGCGTCCCGACCGACTTCGTCGGGTTCAAGAACTACCTGACGATCCTGCAGGACCCGACGTTCCACGAGGCGCTCAGCCACAACGGCACGATCGTGGTGCTCTCGCTCGTGCTGCAGGGGCCGGCCGCGATCCTGATCGCGCTGCTGCTCAACCGCAAGCTGCGCGGGCAGTCGATCATCCGCGTCCTGATCTTCGTGCCCTACGTGATCTCGGAGGTCGTCGTCGGCACCGGCTGGAGCCTGATGCTCCAGACCAGCGGCGCTGTCAACGGCTTCCTGGAGAAGGTCGGGCTCGGCGCGCTGAAGCAGGACTGGCTCTCGGACCCGGCGATCGCCATCTGGACCCTGATGCTGATCATCACGTGGAAGTACATCGGCTTCGCCGTGATCCTCTTCCTCGCCGGCCTCCAGGGCATCCCGGAGGAGCTGTCCGAGGCCGCGTCGATCGACGGCGCCTCCTACTGGCAGGTGCAGCGGCGGATCACCCTGCCGCTGCTCGCTCCGACCCTGCGGATCTGGGCGTTCCTGTCGATCATCGGCGCGCTGCAGCTGTTCGACCTCGTCTACATCATCTGGGGGCAGTACGTGTCCTCCACCGCCGGCACCTCGACCATGGCGACCTACCTCGTCACCAACGGCCGCAACGCCGGCAACTACGGCTACGGCAACGCGGTCGCCGTGGTCCTGTTCCTCGTCTCGCTGATCGTCGCGCTGCTCTATCAGCGCTTCGTGCTCCGGCGGGACACCGAAGGCGCACTGACCGGAGACAAGAAGTGA
- a CDS encoding 3-oxoacyl-[acyl-carrier-protein] synthase III C-terminal domain-containing protein: MAAAIPLLLPVRVLGTGEALPARVVPTGEVAALCGIDAGEAARRSGVLTRHWLADDEDPLELGLLAARRALAAAGIDARDVDVVLNASGTQLQAIPDGGALIAAGLGLEDVSAYSLNATCLSFLFALQEAGFLLATGRAERVLVVSTEGGSRGIDLRQPESALLFGDAAAAVVLGRADRPEQGIVTSRFETRPSGVRHAEIRGFGSRIRIEDAPGRLDDFRFDMHGGALLVDALRHFPAFLERVRPGLGAGLPGVDRVVPHQTSKAGLEGMARLWGRERMVITLPEVGNTIGAAIPLALHRARVQEGESVLLVGTGAGTHYGAVILQA, encoded by the coding sequence GTGGCCGCTGCGATCCCGCTCCTCCTGCCCGTGCGCGTGCTCGGCACCGGCGAGGCCCTGCCCGCGCGCGTGGTCCCGACCGGCGAGGTCGCCGCGCTCTGCGGGATCGACGCCGGCGAGGCGGCGCGCCGCTCCGGAGTCCTCACCCGGCACTGGCTCGCCGACGACGAGGACCCGCTCGAGCTCGGCCTGCTCGCCGCCCGGCGGGCGCTGGCCGCGGCGGGGATCGACGCGCGCGACGTCGACGTCGTGCTGAACGCCTCCGGAACCCAGCTGCAGGCGATCCCGGACGGCGGCGCGCTGATCGCCGCAGGCCTCGGCCTCGAGGACGTCTCGGCCTACAGCCTCAACGCGACCTGCCTCTCGTTCCTCTTCGCGCTGCAGGAAGCCGGCTTCCTGCTCGCGACCGGCCGCGCCGAGCGGGTGCTCGTCGTCTCGACCGAGGGCGGCAGCCGCGGCATCGACCTCCGCCAGCCCGAGAGCGCGCTGCTCTTCGGTGACGCGGCGGCCGCCGTCGTCCTCGGTCGGGCCGATCGGCCGGAGCAGGGCATCGTCACCTCGCGCTTCGAGACCCGCCCGAGCGGCGTCCGGCACGCCGAGATCCGCGGCTTCGGCTCGCGCATCCGGATCGAGGACGCCCCGGGGCGTCTCGACGACTTCCGCTTCGACATGCACGGCGGCGCGCTGCTCGTGGACGCCCTGCGGCACTTCCCGGCCTTCCTCGAGCGCGTGCGGCCCGGCCTGGGCGCGGGCCTGCCGGGCGTCGACCGCGTCGTGCCGCACCAGACCAGCAAGGCGGGCCTGGAGGGCATGGCGCGGCTCTGGGGTCGCGAGCGGATGGTGATCACCCTGCCCGAGGTCGGCAACACGATCGGCGCGGCGATCCCGCTCGCCCTGCACCGCGCCCGCGTCCAGGAGGGCGAGTCGGTGCTTCTGGTCGGCACCGGCGCGGGCACGCACTACGGAGCGGTGATCCTGCAGGCCTGA